The DNA sequence TGTATCAACGGTTAGCTGATGAGTTGATAGATGCATATAAAAAGCAGGGTGCAGCTATAACGCAAAGAGAAAATACCCATAAGATGGCTGAGGCTAACAAGGCATTTGCACATTTTGCATGGTCGAAATTTTAATATTGATAGAGAAGTTTAATAATATAGGAAGTTTATAATATGAGTTTAGAAAAGATGAGAAATATTGGGATTGCAGCGCATATTGATGCCGGTAAAACAACGACTTCAGAACGCATACTGTATTATACAGGCAGATCGTATAAAATGGGTGAGGTTCATGAAGGAACTTGTGTAATGGACTGGATGGAAGAGGAACAAAAACGTGGAATTACTATAACGGCTGCTGCAACAACATGCTTTTGGAACGATTATCAAATCAATCTTATTGATACTCCAGGTCACGTGGATTTTACTGTAGAAGTGGAACGCTCACTTCGAGTTCTTGATGGTGCCGTTTGTGTTTTTTGTGGTGTTGGTGGTGTTGAGGCACAATCAGAGACGGTGTGGCGTCAAGCTGATAGGTATCATGTGCCGAGAATCTGTTTTGTAAATAAGATGGACCGCACAGGGGCTGATTTTTTAAAAGTTGTCAATGAGATTAATGAAAGATTAGGAATTAAGGCGATTCCTATTCAATTACCTATTGGTAAAGAACAAGGGTTTAAAGGTGTTATTGATCTTGTAAAGATGAAAGCTATGGTATATTCGGATGATGTAGATAAATTAGGGGTTAATTTTTCAATAGAAGAAATTCCTGAAGAGTATAAGAAAGATGCCGAAATTTACCGCGAGAAGATGATTGAGGGGTTAGCTGAGCAGATTGATTGGCTGACTGAGAAGTTTCTCAATAATGAAAAAATAACGAATGAAGAAATACAAAAAGCTATCCGTGAAGGGACTATTGATTTAAAATTCGTACCGGTAATGTGCGGTTCTGCATTTAAAAAGAAAGGGATACAGCTAGTTCTTGATGCAGTATGTGATTACTTACCTTCCCCACTTGATAAGAAAGCGGTTGTCGGTACAAATCCTGATAACAATGAAGAGGTATCAAGAAAGCCGTTACCAACAGAACCTTTTAGTGCTCTGGCTTTTAAAATTGCATCCGATAAACATGGTGACCTTACTTTCATAAGGGTCTATTCCGGGAAAGTAACAGCAGGGTCAAGGGTTATAAATTCTGGTAAAGATAAAAAAGAGCTGATAAGTCGTATTTATAAAATGCATGCTAATACTAGAGAACAAATTGAGGAACTTTCCGCTGGTGATATAGGCGCTGTAATTGGTTTAAAGTATACGGTGACAGGAGATACTCTCTGTGATCAAGATCAACCTGTAGTACTTGAGAAAATGGAATTTCCTGAGACTGTTATATCGATGGCAATCGAACCGAAGACGGATGCAGAGAAAGAAAAACTCGGGACAGTTTTGTCCAAATTAGCTAAAGAAGATCCCACCTTCAGAACACATATGGATAAAGAAACTGGGCAGTTAATTATTTCTGGTATGGGCGAACTTCACTTGGAAGTAATTAAAAATAGAATGTTGAGTGAGTATAAGGTTGATGCTAATGTTGGTGCTCCAAAAGTATCTTATAGAGAAACCATAGGCAAAAAGGTTGAGGTTGAAGGTAAATTTATTCAACAAACCGGTGGTCACGGACAATACGGACATGTCTGGATTACATTAGAACCATTTAAAGGTGAAGAACCAGTAACTTTTGAAGATGCAATTGTTGGAGGTAAGATTCCCAAACAATATATAAGATCCGTAGAAAAAGGAATCAGGGAAACCGCTGCTACGGGTGTAGCAGGTGGATATTCACTCATCGATATAAAAGTTACTTTAACGGACGGTTCAACGCATCCTGTAGACTCATCCGACTTGGCTTTTTATACTGCAGCCAGCATTGCACTGAGGAAAGGTGTTGAAATGGCAAAATCAATACTTTTGGAGCCAATAATGTCTTTTGAAATTGCTGTGCCAGAGCAGTATATGGGTGATGTAATTAGCGAAATTCATAGTCGCAGAGCTAATATCATTGAAATGGGCACGAGAGGTAACCTTAGGATAATTAAGGGTGACGTACCACTTGCTGAAATGTTTGGATACGCAACAGTATTACGATCTATTACTCAGGGAAGAGGTACGTATACAATGGAACCGTTGGAATATAGACCTGCACCTGCAAAGGTATTCAGTAGCGTTGCATAAGATAATTTAAAAATAAAAAATCGGAGGTTTCATCGATGGGGAAGGAAGTATTTAAGCGGACGAAGCCGCATGTGAATGTAGGTACGATAGGGCATGTTGATCATGGTAAGACGACGTTGACGGCGGTAATTACGCATGTATTGGCGAAGCAGGGTTTGGCGAAGGAGAGGCCGTACGATTCGATTGATAAGGCGCCGGAGGAGCGGGAGCGTGGAATCACGATAGCGATATCGCATGTGGAGTATGAGACCCAGAAGAGGCATTATGCGCATGTGGATTGTCCTGGTCATGCCGACTATGTAAAGAACATGATAACAGGGGCGGCGCAGATGGATGGGGCGATTTTGGTGGTAAGTGCGCCTGATGGTCCTATGCCTCAGACGAGAGAGCATATCCTTTTGGCAAGGCAGGTAGGAGTGCCGAGGATAGCGGTATTTATGAATAAGGTAGATATGTTAGAGGATCCGGAGTTATTGGATCTTGTCGAGATGGAAGTTAGGGAGTTGTTGAGTAAGTATAATTTTCCTGGAGATGAAATTCCGGTAATTAGAGGGTCTGCGTTAAAGGCACAGGAGTGTGGATGTGGTTCTGCTACATGTGCGAGCTGTGGGCCTATTTTGAAGTTAATGGATGCAGTGGATACGTATATACCGGATCCGGTACGCGAGATAGATAAGCCATTTTTGATGTCAGTGGAAGATGTGTTTAGTATAAAGGGGAGAGGGACAGTAGCGACCGGGAGGGTAGAGAGGGGCAGAGTTAAGGTAGGAGATGAGATAGAGATAGTAGGGATCAAGCCTGATGTTAAGAAGTCGGTGGTGACGGGAGTTGAGATGTTTAATAAGACATTGGACGAGGGGCAGGCAGGCGATAATCTTGGTGTGTTGCTAAGGGGTGTAGAGAAGGATGATATAGAGCGAGGTCAGGTGTTAGCAAAGCCAGGGAGTATAACGCCGCATAAGAAGTATGAGGCCGAGGCATATATTTTGACGAAAGAGGAAGGTGGAAGGCATACACCATTTTTTAATGGGTATAGGCCACAGTTTTATTTTAGGACGACAGATGTGACGGGTGTGGTAAGTTTGACGGGAGGAGCTGAGATGGTAATGCCGGGGGATAATGTAAAGGTAAATGTCGAGCTTTTAACAGCCGTAGCGATGGATGAAGGATTGAGATTCGCTATCAGAGAAGGTGGAAAAACAGTCGGCGCTGGCGTCGTTACAAAAATTATTGAATAAATTGATTTTGTTCTTGTTTATTTTTGAATATATGGTAAACTAAGCCCTTTTGCTATTAGAGTTTACTGGTTTCTTTATTGGAGTATTATAGTGCTGGATCAAATTATAAGAATACGAATGGAGGCTTATGATCATAGAATATTAGATCAATCAGCTCTGGAAGTTGTTGAAACGGCAAAGCGTACTGGAGCAAAGGTATTTGGCCCTGTTCCTTTGCCAACCCGCATTGAGAGATATACTGTGTTAAGGTCTCCGCATGTTGATAAAAAATCTCGGGAACAATTTGAGATTAGAACACATAAAAGATTGATTGATATTGTTGAGCCTACAGCAAAAACTATGGATGCACTAAATAAAATAAATATGCCTGCAGGTATAGAGATTAAGATAAAAGCATAAGTTTAGAAATATTAATATTTCTTGAGATCGAGGTGAAAGTAGGATGTTAAATGGTTTTCTTGGAAAAAAAATAGGAATGACACAGGTATACTCGGAAGATGGTGTGCTTATTCCGGTAACAGTGATTCAAGCCGGACCTTGCAATGTAATGCAAATAAAAACTATAGAAAACGACGGTTATTCTGCAGTCCAGCTGGCATTTGATAATAAAAAAAAGAAGAATGCCAAGAAGCCAGAAATTGGTCATGCAGCGAAGGCTTCGTTGGAACCTAAAAGATTCATCAGAGAGGTGGTACCTGAAGACAATGCAGATATTAAGTTAGGCCAAATCATTTCTATTGATATGCTGAATGGAGTAAAGATGTTAGATATTGTTGGTTTAACCAAGGGAAAAGGATATGCAGGTGTTATGAAAAGATGGAATTTTAAGGGCGGCCTTAATACTCATGGTTCAACTCGGCACAGACCACCTGGTTCTATTGGTTCCAATACAGACCCTGGGCGGGTAATTCGCGGTAAAAAGATGGCTGGAAGGCTTGGTAATGAGCGTGTGACAATAAAAAATATCAGTATCGTTAAGATAGACAGGGATAGGAATCTGTTATTAGTCAAAGGTGCCATTCCTGGACATAAAGGAAGTTACCTTATATTAAAAAAGAGTAAAACAAATAAGATAGGTTAATGGAAAGTATGGAAATACTTGTATACAATAAATTAGGCGAAAAAGTAAATAACATACAATTAAATGAAAAGAAGTATGGAGGACCTGTCCGTACTAGGCTGTTACGGGATGCTGTTATTATGTATGAGGCAAACAAGAGGCAGGGAACAGCTTGCACAAAAACAAGAGGAGAGGTTGCTGGTGGTGGTAAAAAGCCATGGGTACAGAAACACACAGGAAGAGCTAGAGCCGGTAGCATTCGCTCACCAATTTGGAAAGGTGGAGGTGTATCGTTTGGGCCCAGACCTAGAGATTATTCATATTCGATACCAAAGAAAGCGAGAAAATTAGCTCTTTTTTCTGCATTAACAGCAAAAATTCGCGATAACGAGCTACTTGTATTAGAAAGTTTGGAATTTGATACTCCAAAGACCAAGCAAATGGTTGGAATACTTAAAGCCCTTGGTATAAATGGGGGTAGCTGCTTGATAGTTTTACCAAAGGCAGATGAAATAGTTTGGAAATCGGCCAGAAATATTCCTTCTGTAAAAGTTATGACAAGTGCGGAGTTGAATGCGTATGATGTTCTTAAGCCGAAAAAGATTTTAATAACAAGGGAAGCTTTAAATAGTATAAATTAGGAGCTACATACCTTATGAATAGTTACCACGTAATAAAGAAACCTTTACGAACAGAAAAGAGCGTTGCTGATGGAGAAGCAACGAACTCTTATCATTTTGAAGTTGATCTAAAGGCGAATAAAATTCAAATAAAAGAAGCGATAGAGAAGTTTTTTAATGTGAAAGTTGATGGGGTCAGGACGTTAGTCAGAAAAGGCAAGACTAAAAGAGTTAGATTTAGGTTAGGTAGGACCAAGGACTGGAAAAAGGCTATTGTAACACTGAAAGAAGGAAATACAATTGATCTTGGCTATTAGTTTTAATGGATAAATCAAGAGGTATAGTATAAATATTATGGGTATTAAATATTATAAGCCTGTAACTGCGGGAAGAAGATTTGCAAGTGTTTCAGATTTTTCAGAAATTACCAAAAAAAAGCCTGAAAAATCTTTGTTGAAACCATTGAAAAAAACAGGTGGTAGGAACACAGAAGGTAAAATAACTGCTGAACATATAGGTGGTGGAAGCAGAAGGCATTATAGAGTTATTGATTTCAAGAGGAACAAAGATAATATTCCGGCGAAAGTGGCTAGTATTGAATACGACCCTAATCGTTCAGCGCGTATTGCGTTATTACATTATGCTGATGGTGAAAAAAGATATATACTTGCCCCAGAAAAGCTAAATATCGGGCAAATGTTAATGTCTGGTGATAAAGTGGAGCCAGAAAAGGGAAATTGTATGCCTCTCAGAAGTATTCCTTTAGGTTTGGAAATTCATAATATTGAATTACGTGTCGGGCAGGGTGGACAGTTGGTGCGTTCTGCGGGAGGTACTGCTAAATTGTTAGCTAAAGAGGGGAATTATGCGCATATTGTGCTTCCTTCTGGAGAAGTAAGGAAAGTGTTTGATGGTTGTAGAGCAACGATAGGTACGCTTGGAAACGTTGATCACATGAATATAAGATTAGGAAAAGCAGGAAGGAAACGCTGGAAGGGAATTAGACCTCATGTAAGAGGTGTAGCTCAAAATCCTGTGGCACATCCATTGGGTGGTGGCGAAGGAAGAAGTGGTGGTGGCAGACATCCTTGTTC is a window from the Candidatus Jettenia sp. genome containing:
- the fusA gene encoding elongation factor G, encoding MSLEKMRNIGIAAHIDAGKTTTSERILYYTGRSYKMGEVHEGTCVMDWMEEEQKRGITITAAATTCFWNDYQINLIDTPGHVDFTVEVERSLRVLDGAVCVFCGVGGVEAQSETVWRQADRYHVPRICFVNKMDRTGADFLKVVNEINERLGIKAIPIQLPIGKEQGFKGVIDLVKMKAMVYSDDVDKLGVNFSIEEIPEEYKKDAEIYREKMIEGLAEQIDWLTEKFLNNEKITNEEIQKAIREGTIDLKFVPVMCGSAFKKKGIQLVLDAVCDYLPSPLDKKAVVGTNPDNNEEVSRKPLPTEPFSALAFKIASDKHGDLTFIRVYSGKVTAGSRVINSGKDKKELISRIYKMHANTREQIEELSAGDIGAVIGLKYTVTGDTLCDQDQPVVLEKMEFPETVISMAIEPKTDAEKEKLGTVLSKLAKEDPTFRTHMDKETGQLIISGMGELHLEVIKNRMLSEYKVDANVGAPKVSYRETIGKKVEVEGKFIQQTGGHGQYGHVWITLEPFKGEEPVTFEDAIVGGKIPKQYIRSVEKGIRETAATGVAGGYSLIDIKVTLTDGSTHPVDSSDLAFYTAASIALRKGVEMAKSILLEPIMSFEIAVPEQYMGDVISEIHSRRANIIEMGTRGNLRIIKGDVPLAEMFGYATVLRSITQGRGTYTMEPLEYRPAPAKVFSSVA
- the tuf gene encoding elongation factor Tu, whose amino-acid sequence is MGKEVFKRTKPHVNVGTIGHVDHGKTTLTAVITHVLAKQGLAKERPYDSIDKAPEERERGITIAISHVEYETQKRHYAHVDCPGHADYVKNMITGAAQMDGAILVVSAPDGPMPQTREHILLARQVGVPRIAVFMNKVDMLEDPELLDLVEMEVRELLSKYNFPGDEIPVIRGSALKAQECGCGSATCASCGPILKLMDAVDTYIPDPVREIDKPFLMSVEDVFSIKGRGTVATGRVERGRVKVGDEIEIVGIKPDVKKSVVTGVEMFNKTLDEGQAGDNLGVLLRGVEKDDIERGQVLAKPGSITPHKKYEAEAYILTKEEGGRHTPFFNGYRPQFYFRTTDVTGVVSLTGGAEMVMPGDNVKVNVELLTAVAMDEGLRFAIREGGKTVGAGVVTKIIE
- the rpsJ gene encoding 30S ribosomal protein S10 yields the protein MLDQIIRIRMEAYDHRILDQSALEVVETAKRTGAKVFGPVPLPTRIERYTVLRSPHVDKKSREQFEIRTHKRLIDIVEPTAKTMDALNKINMPAGIEIKIKA
- the rplC gene encoding 50S ribosomal protein L3 codes for the protein MLNGFLGKKIGMTQVYSEDGVLIPVTVIQAGPCNVMQIKTIENDGYSAVQLAFDNKKKKNAKKPEIGHAAKASLEPKRFIREVVPEDNADIKLGQIISIDMLNGVKMLDIVGLTKGKGYAGVMKRWNFKGGLNTHGSTRHRPPGSIGSNTDPGRVIRGKKMAGRLGNERVTIKNISIVKIDRDRNLLLVKGAIPGHKGSYLILKKSKTNKIG
- the rplD gene encoding 50S ribosomal protein L4: MESMEILVYNKLGEKVNNIQLNEKKYGGPVRTRLLRDAVIMYEANKRQGTACTKTRGEVAGGGKKPWVQKHTGRARAGSIRSPIWKGGGVSFGPRPRDYSYSIPKKARKLALFSALTAKIRDNELLVLESLEFDTPKTKQMVGILKALGINGGSCLIVLPKADEIVWKSARNIPSVKVMTSAELNAYDVLKPKKILITREALNSIN
- a CDS encoding 50S ribosomal protein L23, translating into MNSYHVIKKPLRTEKSVADGEATNSYHFEVDLKANKIQIKEAIEKFFNVKVDGVRTLVRKGKTKRVRFRLGRTKDWKKAIVTLKEGNTIDLGY
- the rplB gene encoding 50S ribosomal protein L2 — translated: MGIKYYKPVTAGRRFASVSDFSEITKKKPEKSLLKPLKKTGGRNTEGKITAEHIGGGSRRHYRVIDFKRNKDNIPAKVASIEYDPNRSARIALLHYADGEKRYILAPEKLNIGQMLMSGDKVEPEKGNCMPLRSIPLGLEIHNIELRVGQGGQLVRSAGGTAKLLAKEGNYAHIVLPSGEVRKVFDGCRATIGTLGNVDHMNIRLGKAGRKRWKGIRPHVRGVAQNPVAHPLGGGEGRSGGGRHPCSRTGLLAKGGKTRKKKSLSNKFILRRRRIGPRGNL